Within Planococcus citri chromosome 2, ihPlaCitr1.1, whole genome shotgun sequence, the genomic segment ataaaaaaaatttcaattttatcggaTTTCCTATGATTGTATTCTGAGAgctggggagggagggggaggggagagaagGATTTCTGGTACAacgtatttttttgaacatggttgtagaaatttttttcatgaaaccTGACAACTTTAGGgctttgatcaaatatttttcttacaagtaagtaggtataaacaTGAACTCTCCTCTCTAATTCCACTGGTTAATGGAGATAGGGGGTAAAATTGGTGTATAATTTGATTTTACTCGAGTAGGGACTTGACTGAGGTGTTGgaactgaaaatttcacaatttcataGATTTTGTCTAATACGTAAATACCCCTAcctacttcgattttttcatattttgtaaaattgagagCTCACTTTACGTATTTTTTACTGAGTGGTCTGATAATTTCATGGCGTGATTTTCTCCCTCGAGGTAACCACtttaggatgaaaaaaatccaccacatATTTATATTAAGGTACACTCTATTTACCGTCTACGTTAACATTAATGCggatagagaaaaaaagtagaaagTTTTCTACAAAATTCAGTGGAGAACTTCATACTTATTCGATTCGAAAATCATTCAGAAGAATTTTCAGCTCTGGAAGTGCTTCTGGAGGAAAGATACCTATAGGTTCTACAAGagtagaattttccaaaaaaaattgcgatttttttaacTCTAGACACCTCCGCAACTTGTTTTGAGAAAGAcaggaagaaattttcaaaacacaagttcactcaaaaataaacattgGCACATTCGCAAGCGCTCAGTAGAACTCCGAGTacgctcttggattttgatggaaatggtcCAAGTTGACGCAGAATCTACAATATCATCATTTTGGAATCAGGCCGATTCTCTCAAAAACAGGTTGGGTGAGACGACTGAGGACTAGTGCGAAACTATATAGTGCGAAAAATTCACCCGATCTTTCCTCCAAGAGCACCctcagagctgaaattttttctgagtggctttaaactcaaaatgagGATATTCCACTTAATTTGGTCAGAATCtcgtgacaatttttttttgcgatccacctCACATGCACATAGAATAATCGAAATCGAATTAGTACACGTATGGTTAATGTTGATATTGTTGATATTGTAAAACAATACCTAActtaattgttttgtttttgttttctgtaGACTAATTCTTGTTTTGCGcacaaaaaaagaacaccaGCAATACCACAGTCCGTCTGCAGCCATCAACAATATGAGGAACACAAGAACCcccgaaatgaaaaacaaaagtgaTCGATCAATAGTCCTATTGTTAACAGTGGTGGCATTACATGTAATTTCCAAACTTCCATCAGGAATAGTCGAGTTACTTTATCTCACTTACGGCAGGGCCAATAAAATCAGTTTGGAATGTTACTCCAACGTGAGTGCAGCATTCGATACATTGGCATGCTTCACTTTATCTATCACATTTATGATATATTACACTATGggtaataattttagaattacgTTCAACTCTTtgttcattagaaaaaaatgcgAGGAAATTTATACAGACCCAGAAAGTGGGTAAGTTTAGCAAAGACTTGGAAAAACTTATCAATTAAGTAGGCTAcatactaaattttttttgggggggggggggcgggggtgtttttaattacaagattattacacccgtaatatgtttcttattttttttgctatacctacttacaaagttttgttgaaattttgtcattttgttgtcatatttttgttatttgttaaatttttttgttaatttaaatttatgttGTTGGATTGTAGAAGTTGAAGTCCAAGACGCCGGACGTGTCATTAAACAAACTTTTGATGgtggtgatgaaaaaaaaatagatcaaattGCCTTCTCGAGTCTCTCTCATATGTATAACTCCAaataaatttcaccaaaaagaaaaaaaaaacgagttttagATATTTAaagacattgaaaaatgaaactgcCTGTAATTCTTTCATTCCCACACAGATTCCtatgcatttaaaaataaatcaaattgtaCAATTGgatcttatttttttaagtttggaattttcaactttccttCAAAAGCAATCCATGTGATTTCAACATGTAAAAATGTTATTGTAAATAGAAAATGGAAAtgagtacgtacctacttatttagaATATGTCCTGCACGTGTAAGTAAACCTACTCGTATTAAAGAGGGTAAGAACTAAATTATATagtttatttcgaaaattttacgtGATAGCTTTCATTTCTGTAAGAAGTTTATTACAATAATACTTTTCCaatttgtatctttttttttttatttttttttttctgaaaagatgTCTGAGGTGTTTTTTGTACTTTCTTTAcaaaagttttttgaagaaaagtcatttcaattttccaattatttttagataggtacctaatgaaacTATCTAACGAACAAGATAATAAGTAAAAACTGCACAAAAACCGAAACTTACCTACTTggtcgacattttttcaactgtttcaatTTGGAGAAGTGGGGAGGGATCGggtcaaaattgattcaagacaataatattttctcatgttgacatttttcaactttccaaaaaaaaaaaaaaaaatggtaggaaaaaggggaaaaaacaaaattttgagagctaaggatttatcaaaaatgttaaTGTTTGATtggaaaaatggagaaaaacataactttttcgacatttttttttagaaagaaggACTTTAACAGACCATTTTTTCCCtaataattcaatttgaaagtagGTAGGGAAAATGGATGGGTGACTAGCTACATAGGTGACTGCGTGGAAATTTATCCAGCAGTCAAAATTTATCTGTTATCAAAAACCaaagaaacaattttaaaaatcaaaattttaaaaggaagagaaaatgtattgaaaatgtCAACGTTTTGAAGGGATAAAAgggaaaagcaagacttttcgTGTAATGACAAatatgaggaaattttttcaaactttacaagaAGCAGGACTTTGAGAaatgtttgccaaaaaaacaggacttttaacACACCACTTCATATACTTATGTATCTACCTATTATTCAATATTGCAGAGAGAAGAATgccaattatgaaaaaaattcaattaagtaAAAGTTTtctattaccaaaaaaataagaggaatgcaaaaaaaagcaagactttttcgACACTGGTGAAAGCGCAATTGAGAGAGGAAGAGAAATAGGTCAAAATTTCTTGAAGTcgaaatttttcttcactttcaaAACAGCTACCTATGAAAAtagaaacaagattgaaaatctatacataaaaaacaaatcgataaaggatttttaaaacgacggagaatttttctgaaaaaacatgaattttttgcgattgtggaaaaaatatcaactatcgctttttttgcggaaaaaattatttctataaACTTTATCTTTCTGGGGAAAATGATCAAATGGGACGATAGATTGACCAAAGAGAATGAAACCCACAcagaaatgttttccaaaaaagaaaaaagaaaaaaaggtagaTAACGTTTACATGCGAtatatttttctgcaaaaaatcattgtttATCTCTAATCAAACAGAtctcaataggtacctacttggaaaaATACATTTGACCATACGTAATAATAATGACCAACACGATGCCTAGAATTAATGACAGTTCATGAGaatgataaaaatattgaaagcaGGAAACACACAGCATCAGTATGAGCCTGAGATcgattgtgaaaataatttaatatagATACCTTTTATAATGTTTCATAAGTTCATAATTAATTGTGAcattcattagaaaaaaaatccgtttaGAATTTAAGCAGTTTTTGAATAGAATAAAACCAACCGCAATATTTCACTGACGATTCCTTCAAGCTGGTCATGATGTCAACTCATGATGATGAAGAAACATTTTGTGGAGCCACATTGCTAGGAATAGGTAATTACTACGCTAAATACATAAGTGGATACTTGGACATTCCAGTATGCTTGATTGGCATGGTTCTGAACGCATTCAATTTATTGGTGTTTACAAGAAAAAACATGTTATCACCAGTACATTCGATATTCGCCAACTTGGCGTTTGTGGACTTCATGGTTCTATTAGCGGGTATACCGTATTCCGGCATTCTCAACCTTCAACGTGATGGAATCGTCGAAAAAGGATGGACTTACAGCGGAGCGACAGTTTACATGATCTGCGAAGATATATTCACTACATTCCATCTTCTATCAGTATTCTTTACAGTGCAATTGGCTGCATGGAGATATATAGCCATAGCACATCCGTTGAAGGAACGTATTTGGTGTAATATGGAGACTACAAGAAATGTGATGAGATGTGGTTACGTGGTGTGCATTTCGCTAAGTATACCGATATATTTTTCGCGTCATGTTGAAGCTCACGCCCACGGTGACGACAGTAATAATGGTCAGGAATCGAGTTACATAACATCTTACACAGATGATCCTATCCTgcgcaaattttcatttatggtGTATGCAGTATTGGGCACAATATTGCCCTCAGTTGCTCTATCGGTCTTCAGTTTGAGGTGAGCACATTTCATTTATAAATGTATCATATATTTCTGTTTTTGtatgcaggtaggtaggtaccaaaaactaggtaaaaattaaaataaaaaatggaaaaagaaaaaaacaccaggaaataaaattaaaaacaaatattgaaaatataaattgaaatttaaatttaaaaagaaaaagaaaagcaagaATAAAAAGTCGAAGACAAAAAATCCAAGTTGTCCTtgcattttttgagataaggaaatcaacaattgaaaaaaaaacttgaagtaaaaaccgaaaaaattaaaaaaaaaactggaaacctcctcccctccctcctcctcccacccaaaaaaaaacaaaaccgaaaCCGGCAACTTGAGAACAAAAAACCAGTACTGTGAACCAAAAACtcagaaatcaaaataaaagacTAAAACaaacacttgaaaaaagtagaccttgaaaaaaaaataaaataaaatcaataacGAACATTAAAAGttctgaaaatgagaaaaaaaaactcaaaacaaaaattataaaccaGAGAAGCTAAgcgcaaaaaattattatcagaaAAGCATGGTTTTTTGGGCGTCTTTCTGCCATTCCATTtgtctgactttttttttgtctttttagacatctttttgtcttttcatcttttcgtgtTTTCGTCCTTTtgacattttgtctttttgtctttttaacattattcatctttttgtttttttgacattttgttcttttgacattttgtcttttcgacattttgtctttttgacattttgccttttcaaCAATTTGCCTTTTTGACTtattgtctttttgtcttttcaaaatttcatctggtcgacattttgccttttcaaCATTTCTCCTTTTCGACATTTCGCTGTTTCGACATTTCACTGTTTATCGACATTTcgtctttttgacattttgtcctttttgtcttttcaaagttttgcctttTCAACATTTCTCCTTTTTGACACTTCACTTTTTCGACATTTTGTCTTTTGGTCTTTTtgccttttcatctttttgcgATTTCATGTTTTTGTCTTTCTGAgatttcgtcttttcatctttttgtctttttatgacatttcatctttttgtcttttcaacattttatcttttcaacattttgccttttcaacattttgtccttttgacattttgtctttttgtctttttgtcttttcattgtTTCAACATTTTGTCTTTTCAACATCTCACCTTATTGACATtttgtcttttcaacttttcgtctttttgtcttttcatcttttcaaaatttcatctgttCTACATTTTGCCTTTTCAACATTTCTCCTTTTCGACATTTTGCTGTTTCGACATTTcgtctttttgacattttatcttttcgacattttgccttttcaacattttgtccttttgacattttgtctttttgactttttgtcttttcattgtTTCAACATTTTGTCTTTTCAACATCTCACCTTATTgacattttgtctttttaacttttcgtctttttgtctttttgtcttttcatcttttcaaaatttcatctgttctacattttgacttttcaacatttctccttttcaacattttgctGTTTCGACATTTcgtctttttgacattttgtctttttgacattttgccttttcaacattttgtcttttcaacatttctccTTTTTGACACTTCACTTTTTcgacattttgtctttttgccttttcatctttttgtcatcATGTTTTTGTCTTTCTgacatttcatattttcatcttttcgtctttttgacatttcaactttttgtcttttcaacattttatcttttcaacattttgtcttttcgtcgTTTCAACATTTCGTCTTTTCAACATCTCACCTTATTGACATTTTGTCTTTTCGACTCTTTGtcttttcaacacaaaaaataaacaaaattcaagCACCAAAACAagaatagaaaatcaaaaattaactacaaaaaaaagtacctataggtacttacattaaaaacagaaaaactaaaagtaaaaatggacacaaaaaaacaaagattgaaaaaaatacaaaacaaaagaaaatctgaaaatgaaaaaaatccaagtatcAGGATGAATGAGaataaaaaccagaaaaaaaactgtttttaattttgtgtcATCGCTTTATTGAGATTGAAAAAGGTTAGATCAAGCCCTCGTAAGAGCCCTTGagttttaaatatgtatttgatgTTCAACCACTCACTCTCTCACCCGCCATTTCCTCTGGCAACaactttttcgaattattttattgaatgttcaaaatccaaatctgaactttgaaactttgaattttctgattttgtagAGAAAATCATCTGATTCCTTGAAATTTCCCAGACTTCCACAGAGCGGTGACATAGGTACTCTGGGGGTTTTCCAAAGTTTCGAGAAACTGCACATTCAACTACATACAAAACCATCACAacacataaattattttttgctttttgttttcaGATTGATATTCACGTTATTGGCGAGAAAATCCGAGAAGGATAATGAATCCAAACAAGTCGACCGATCTGTTTCGATGCTGTTGACAGTCCTGGTATTGTTTTTAATCGCTGAAATTCCCAGAGGAATTCTTTTTTTGGGGAATACGTTTTATCATGTTGAATCTAGCGTGATTCATAGCTGCTGTTACTCTACTCTATTATCGATATTCGCCAGCGTAGTTTACATCAATCATTCCATCACATTTATAGTCTATTATATCATGAgtcaaaaatttagaatcacGTTTAAAATTCTGTTCTTTGGTGATTGCACTAGTACGATTAAACCACGAAAGAGAGCAGGGTCTGCTTCAAGGAATACAAAGGATACTGACACAAGTTTGAATGCTGTTGAAACTCAAGAATGTTTTGACGAGATTCAAATCATATGAAGAAAGAGGGGAATAAGCATGGTAACATTACATGGGTATTggatataggtactttttttctccATTGCATACaaatatatacttacctactttcaaaGTACTGCAGTTTATGGACTTATTTCTTAACCAATCGTGGAAACTACAAATCAAATTATTGcattaaactaattttttaattttttcaagtcacaaaaatttgatttcaacaaGCTAGCAACATTCCTGAACGTTTTGCGATTCCAAACATTCTCAAGGATCTGGTTATCTTTGTCTCGAGGAGGTctataaactttcaaaaaggaAGCAGGATTCCTcacacaaaatcaatttttctaattcgaGACacttcaaatatcaacttcataCTTTCAACAGTGAAAAAGGAGggaacaatttcaattttggggaaaaattatcgcgtttttttttttcaaaaaaatattatttctatGAACTTTATCTTTCTGTGCAAAATGATCAAACAGAACATCAGATCGACCAAAAAGAATGACACCCACACacaaatgttttccaaaaaaaataaaaagcgtAGGTAGATCATGACGTTTACATGCTaaattttctgcgaaaaatcatcattcatcacttaaaaaaaaaaaaacagatctcAATTAGTACTTGGAAAAATACGTGGGTCCAAAGGTAATATTAATGACCAATATAGGTAATGCTCAGAATTAATGACACTTGGTGAAAATGACAATGACACCAATATTGAAAGCAGTAAAAACACAGCATCAGTATGAGCCTGAGATTGATCGCGAAATAATACTCCGCTTGTAATGTTTCATAAGTTTACACCTGTGACAttcattttaaagaaatattcttttttaaaatttaggcaGTTTTTGAATCAAATGAAACCAACCACAGTATTTCACTGATGATACCTTCAAGTCAAGCTGATCAAGATGCCATCTGGAGAAACATTTTGTAGAGCCACTTTGCTAGGAATAGGTAATTACTACGCTAAATACATAAGTGGATACTTGGACATTCCAGTATGCTTGATTGGCATGATTCTCAACGCATTCAATCTAGTGGTATTCACAAGAAAAAACATGATATCACCAGTGAACTCGATATTCGCCAACACGGCGTTTGCAGACTTCGTGGTGTTATTAGTAGGTATCCCATATTCTGGGATTCTCAACCTTCAACGCGATGGAGTCGTCGAGAATGGATGGACTTACCATGAGGCAATAGTTTACACAATCTGCAAAAATGTATTTACTACTTTTCATCTTGTGTCAGTATATTTTACGGTACAATTGGCTGTATGGAGATATATATCTATAGCACATCCGCTGAAAGAACGTTTTTGGTGTAATATGAAGAATACAAGGAATTGGGTGATATGTGGTTACATTGTGTGCTTTCTGCTAAGTATACCAATGTATTTATCGCGCCATGTGAAAGTCCAAACCGTAAAAGCTACTCGTGATCAGGAATTAAGATATGTACAATCTTACACAAACGAACCTATCCTGGTCAAACTGCCATTCATGATGTATGGAGTATTGGGCACATTATTGCCCGCAGCTGCTCTATCAGTCTTCAGTTTGAGgtaagcaattttttcttcttttcaaagatACTAGGGGCAGCCCAAACCCTCTCGGCTCGCTccatcgcttcgctcgagctccTTGCCTCTTGCCCCTCCCTCCCTCAtcaaaaaaggttgaaaatattttctctgaaaattcaaaattgttaaagaaCTTGCAAAGATTTAAGATTTTCTCTGAAgtaaaaaatccttcatctcgaaatttatatttttggttttcagttttgtttttgcatttttcctgGTTTTAAGTCTTCGAtttgattttagttttttttttgtttagatatctttcaattttatttgtttgttttcacttttattattataattttttttcttgttttcattttttattgtccattttttattgtcaattttttgtcttcagttttgctttttgcatttttcttgttttcagcttttgattcaattttttttgtttttgttttcacttttatcaCCATCATTTTCTTGTTAGTTCTTGTCTTTATCTTATTTGTTGAAAACGTTAAAAACCATGGTGACAATGACAGTCCGCCAGCCTCTCCTACTGTACCGATTaggctcaaattttttaaaaaatgttccttGTGACATGTATAGATGTGTaatgaaacatttaaaattcaaaattatttagtttgagcccaaaaaattaaaaatgcattattttgaacaattttaactccaatttttcatttcgcagctgaataatattttaattgcttggcatttttttaaaaattgaaatcaaaactgctgaaaaaaattaattgtccccctccaaaaaaaaagaaaatttattgaagtACTTAATTGAACAAATAATATGGTTGAAAtagaggagtaaaaaaaaaaaaaatgaaatgaaaaactcagCTCCTCTCACTCCTCccttaaaaaaccaaaactgatacctcgaaaacaaaaaaaaaaaaatcaaaatcaataaccaaaactaaaaattcaagactaagatgaaaatgaaaaaaacctatgaaataaAAACCAGAAACCAGATAAACTAAGAGCAAAACAAAATTAAGATCAGGAaccgaattgaaatttaaaatcaaatgaaaaaccaaacacacaactgaaattgaaaaccaaaaacttgAGGAAACgtgaaaaccagaaaaaaaacatgagaacAAAAACTAAGcaccaaaaaatccaaacataCATAAaagcttgaaatgaaaattgaaaacaaa encodes:
- the LOC135834179 gene encoding sex peptide receptor-related protein 2-like, producing the protein MSTHDDEETFCGATLLGIGNYYAKYISGYLDIPVCLIGMVLNAFNLLVFTRKNMLSPVHSIFANLAFVDFMVLLAGIPYSGILNLQRDGIVEKGWTYSGATVYMICEDIFTTFHLLSVFFTVQLAAWRYIAIAHPLKERIWCNMETTRNVMRCGYVVCISLSIPIYFSRHVEAHAHGDDSNNGQESSYITSYTDDPILRKFSFMVYAVLGTILPSVALSVFSLR